Proteins from a single region of Pseudomonadota bacterium:
- a CDS encoding fructose bisphosphate aldolase, with amino-acid sequence MSNFEQQKAKFQSADGFIAALDQSGGSTPKALRLYGVAEDAWSSDEGMFDLVHQMRTRIITAPAFNGDRILAAILFEMTMDREIDGRPTGEYLWEEKNVVPLLKVDKGLAEQSQGVQLMKPMPGLDELLARGKAKGMFGTKMRSVVKQANGEGIAAIVEQQFAVGKQIVAAGLVPIIEPEVDIHCPDKAGAEEILHANIVQHLDALGDDELVMLKLTLPEQDNLYADCIAHPRVLKVVALSGGYSREEANARLGRQNGMVASFSRALSEGLSAQQSDEDFNSTMDGSIQSIFEASKT; translated from the coding sequence GTGAGCAACTTCGAGCAGCAGAAAGCCAAATTCCAAAGCGCCGATGGTTTCATCGCCGCCCTCGACCAGAGTGGCGGCAGCACGCCGAAGGCGCTGCGCCTGTACGGCGTGGCCGAGGATGCCTGGTCAAGCGACGAGGGGATGTTCGACCTCGTGCACCAGATGCGCACGCGCATCATCACTGCGCCCGCCTTCAACGGCGATCGCATCCTCGCCGCCATCCTCTTCGAGATGACCATGGATCGGGAGATCGACGGTCGCCCCACCGGTGAGTATCTCTGGGAGGAGAAAAATGTGGTGCCCCTGCTCAAGGTGGACAAGGGTCTCGCCGAGCAGTCGCAGGGCGTGCAACTGATGAAGCCCATGCCGGGCCTCGATGAGCTCCTGGCGCGAGGCAAGGCCAAGGGCATGTTCGGTACCAAGATGCGCTCGGTGGTGAAGCAGGCCAACGGCGAGGGCATCGCGGCCATCGTCGAGCAGCAGTTCGCCGTGGGCAAGCAGATCGTCGCCGCGGGCCTCGTGCCCATTATCGAACCGGAGGTGGACATCCACTGCCCGGACAAGGCGGGTGCCGAAGAGATCCTGCACGCCAACATTGTGCAGCACCTCGATGCGCTCGGTGACGATGAGCTGGTGATGCTGAAGCTGACCCTGCCGGAGCAGGACAACCTCTACGCCGACTGCATCGCCCACCCGCGGGTGCTGAAGGTGGTGGCCCTGTCCGGTGGCTATAGCCGTGAGGAGGCGAACGCTCGCTTAGGTCGCCAGAACGGTATGGTAGCGAGCTTCTCGCGCGCCCTGAGCGAAGGCCTTTCCGCGCAACAGTCCGATGAGGACTTCAACAGCACCATGGATGGGTCCATCCAGAGCATCTTCGAGGCCTCCAAGACCTAG
- a CDS encoding CRTAC1 family protein: MSIMSKKRVPVGAGSAAVSFLTLAYCTAWAQLQFTDVTASAGVEFFQTGDHQVPIGAGAAWLDVDGDGDDDLYTTQMVGCNRLYLNDGQGQFTEVIGAAGADDCTGVSFAVGAADIDNDGDQDLFVGNKGQNRLYANSLVDGELRFIDITESAGLANDGARTTGVITFGDFDADGFLDVFVGNHIVPPESPENGFLPVTCTPDYLWHNNGDGTFTDVGPGTGIALSGLPESAGCALAATFTDFDNDGDADLAVINDFGTQSGTGVPNRLFRNDGPGVLSWTFTDVSDAVSFDYPQAGMGIAVGDINRNGSFDYYSTDVGSNDFASGDPFDLIFANVAKFLGVDANDQDIFGGRGLVGWGTGLFDLDHDGWEDLIVVNGGVPIEKFPATFGGADYQHENPVYLYLNNWPSTFPEVHEQVGLTAQKLYRGSAVTDVDDDGDLDLLFSTFEGTNTLYRNDLNPAGDEAHWVKVRVEGTLSNRDGIGTRLRLTTATGAELIREVDGGSGYAGRNTLQVHFGTGSEDRADINAVFPSGIETEVLDVSLDRTETFIEPLLSARFASDEQVTGPAGETFSLELTVRNHSASTQTRELWILRQTPAGAEVVLREARELSLGAGQSFSFAVALPTTPNTQLGRHRIIVRSGEFPDVLTQQDHVDINLVAP; encoded by the coding sequence ATGTCGATTATGTCAAAGAAGCGGGTGCCCGTAGGTGCTGGCTCGGCAGCGGTGTCGTTTCTGACACTGGCCTACTGCACAGCGTGGGCGCAGCTGCAGTTCACTGATGTCACGGCGAGTGCGGGCGTGGAGTTCTTCCAGACCGGGGACCATCAGGTGCCGATTGGCGCCGGTGCCGCCTGGCTGGACGTAGATGGCGACGGCGACGATGACCTCTACACCACGCAGATGGTTGGCTGCAATCGCTTGTACCTCAACGATGGGCAGGGACAGTTTACGGAAGTTATAGGTGCCGCTGGCGCCGACGACTGTACCGGCGTCAGCTTCGCAGTGGGGGCGGCGGACATCGACAACGATGGCGATCAAGATCTGTTCGTCGGCAACAAGGGGCAAAATCGCCTGTACGCCAACAGCCTCGTTGACGGTGAGCTGCGCTTCATCGACATCACCGAGAGCGCCGGCCTCGCCAACGACGGGGCGCGCACCACGGGTGTCATCACCTTCGGTGACTTCGATGCGGATGGCTTTCTCGATGTGTTCGTCGGCAACCACATCGTGCCCCCGGAGAGCCCGGAGAACGGGTTTTTGCCCGTTACCTGCACGCCGGACTACCTATGGCACAACAATGGCGACGGCACCTTTACGGACGTGGGACCTGGCACGGGCATCGCCCTATCCGGACTCCCCGAGTCGGCGGGCTGTGCCCTGGCCGCCACCTTTACGGACTTCGACAACGATGGCGACGCTGACCTCGCCGTAATCAACGATTTCGGTACGCAGAGCGGTACCGGAGTACCGAACCGCTTGTTCCGCAATGATGGTCCCGGCGTCCTGTCCTGGACCTTCACGGACGTAAGCGACGCGGTCTCCTTCGACTACCCCCAAGCGGGGATGGGCATCGCCGTCGGCGATATCAATCGCAACGGCTCCTTCGACTACTACTCGACGGACGTGGGCTCCAACGACTTCGCTTCGGGTGATCCCTTCGATCTGATCTTTGCCAACGTCGCGAAGTTTCTCGGCGTGGACGCCAACGATCAGGACATCTTCGGCGGGCGTGGGCTCGTCGGCTGGGGCACGGGGCTGTTCGATCTCGACCACGACGGCTGGGAGGACCTGATCGTCGTCAACGGGGGCGTGCCGATCGAGAAATTCCCGGCGACCTTCGGCGGCGCGGACTACCAGCACGAGAACCCGGTCTACCTGTACCTGAACAACTGGCCTAGCACCTTCCCCGAAGTCCACGAGCAAGTGGGTTTGACGGCCCAGAAGCTGTACCGCGGCTCCGCTGTGACGGACGTCGACGATGATGGTGATCTCGATCTGCTGTTCTCCACCTTCGAAGGCACCAACACGCTGTATCGAAACGACCTAAATCCGGCCGGGGACGAGGCGCACTGGGTGAAGGTGCGCGTGGAGGGTACCCTGTCCAACCGCGACGGGATTGGGACCCGTCTGCGCCTGACCACAGCGACGGGTGCCGAACTGATTCGAGAGGTGGACGGTGGTTCTGGCTACGCGGGTCGAAACACGCTGCAGGTGCACTTCGGGACCGGCTCGGAAGATCGAGCGGATATCAATGCGGTATTCCCGAGCGGCATCGAGACCGAGGTGCTCGACGTTTCCCTGGATCGCACGGAGACCTTTATCGAACCCCTACTCTCAGCACGCTTCGCCTCAGACGAGCAGGTGACGGGGCCTGCCGGCGAGACCTTCTCCTTGGAGTTGACCGTGCGCAACCACAGCGCCAGCACGCAGACCCGCGAGCTGTGGATTCTGCGCCAGACGCCGGCGGGGGCCGAGGTCGTCTTGCGCGAAGCCCGCGAGCTTAGCCTCGGTGCGGGCCAGTCCTTCTCCTTCGCCGTTGCCTTGCCCACCACACCTAATACGCAGCTTGGGCGTCACCGCATCATTGTGCGCTCAGGGGAGTTCCCCGACGTGCTCACGCAGCAAGATCACGTAGACATCAACCTCGTGGCTCCGTAG
- a CDS encoding LD-carboxypeptidase produces the protein MQRRQFLATAASALAWASVGAVTPPRRPLIKAPPLRVGDRVGLVNPATAAFKRAPIEIMQEALESLGLEVVLGEHFYDRLGYFAGEDEARASDINGFFADPSVRMIFARGGWGSARLLPLLDYDMIANNPKVLLGYSDATALINGVHQRTGLVTFHGPSPLDRFSARYFQRVVMAGEAVTMRNPAGAPKDTLVPVAHRIRSLCGGKAQGPLLGGNLTVLTAIIGSAYVPDFGGAMLFLEDVGEAVYRVDRMLTQLKLSGILDRVAGIVFGRCTDCGPGTDYGSLTLEEVLARHIEPLRVPAFSGSMIGHIPKQFVLPLGLSAEIDADLGTIRLLESAVAPVG, from the coding sequence ATGCAACGCCGCCAGTTCCTCGCCACTGCTGCCTCGGCCCTCGCGTGGGCGTCGGTCGGAGCGGTCACGCCCCCGCGGCGCCCCCTGATCAAGGCGCCGCCGTTGCGCGTCGGCGATCGCGTGGGCCTGGTGAATCCAGCAACTGCTGCCTTCAAGCGTGCGCCGATCGAAATCATGCAGGAAGCCCTCGAGTCGCTCGGTCTCGAAGTGGTGCTCGGCGAGCATTTCTATGATCGCTTGGGCTACTTCGCCGGCGAGGATGAGGCTCGAGCATCGGACATCAATGGGTTCTTCGCGGACCCCTCGGTCCGGATGATCTTTGCGCGTGGCGGGTGGGGATCGGCTCGATTGCTCCCCTTACTCGACTACGACATGATCGCCAACAATCCGAAGGTGCTCCTCGGTTACAGCGATGCGACCGCGCTGATCAACGGCGTCCACCAGCGCACGGGGCTCGTGACCTTCCATGGGCCGTCGCCCCTGGATCGCTTCTCTGCGCGGTACTTCCAGCGGGTTGTGATGGCGGGTGAAGCCGTGACCATGCGCAACCCCGCGGGCGCTCCCAAGGACACGCTGGTGCCCGTCGCCCACCGTATCCGCTCGCTTTGTGGCGGCAAGGCCCAGGGGCCGCTGCTAGGCGGCAACCTCACCGTGCTCACTGCGATCATCGGCTCAGCTTACGTACCGGACTTTGGCGGTGCCATGCTGTTCCTGGAAGACGTGGGCGAGGCGGTCTATCGCGTCGACCGTATGCTCACGCAGCTGAAGCTCTCCGGGATCCTCGACCGTGTCGCCGGGATCGTCTTCGGCCGCTGCACGGACTGCGGACCTGGCACCGACTACGGCTCGCTCACGCTCGAGGAGGTGCTGGCCCGCCACATCGAGCCCCTGCGCGTGCCGGCCTTCAGCGGTAGCATGATCGGCCACATCCCTAAGCAGTTTGTGCTGCCCCTCGGCTTGAGTGCCGAGATCGATGCGGACCTCGGCACGATTCGCCTGCTGGAGAGCGCCGTCGCGCCAGTGGGCTAA
- a CDS encoding aryl-sulfate sulfotransferase, whose translation MTLKHTRPLVAAGLALAAGLANAQLNLVSDLPPGQLPGTSISWSVENAPENATYRLAVTRIGGQQQVVYDYTSINGLRWTPIEVGRYAITMTVRDGVNLETLRAGFLIRPTPGVSIRETRHPLVGIYGAPACPAGLRMAVKFAPTGSGDAPVSTNAKPCNGTSAMNFYVGGLLPNTTYDLNHVLLAPNGNEVVQGPLRQFTSGAIPEGLEDIPEVTVESAATEEMSTAERFVLIGPTAGNGGTPIAVDLDGNVVWYYNPPAADESGVTLTRMSSGGRIMLIGAAAGSDRFRVREIDLVGNTLRETNARRLSEQFTANGGTVPLTTVHHEARELPNGQWIILAHSEARLDGAQGEDGPVDILSDIILGLDRNMQVIWQWDAFEHVNLDKLAILGEICVTNGPGCPTLFISQDDYGPEGPGSEPDGVVEANDWLHSNALGYRESDGTIVMSIRHLDWMMGIDYGDGLGSGAVKWNLGKDGDFTLTDGADPDFWQSHQHDNNFIGDNQMLVYDNGNALSGCVADPVNGCGSRAQLYSFDENTMEATLVRSLSTPRYSFALGSAQLLENGNIYANSGIIDFAFARGDELTPNGDVALALRVSVPTYRQFRVRDLYTPNE comes from the coding sequence ATGACCCTCAAACACACTCGGCCGCTCGTGGCGGCCGGCCTTGCACTCGCTGCCGGGCTGGCGAACGCTCAGCTCAACCTGGTATCGGATCTGCCTCCCGGGCAGCTGCCCGGTACCTCCATCAGCTGGAGCGTGGAGAACGCTCCGGAGAATGCGACCTACCGCCTCGCCGTCACCCGTATCGGTGGCCAACAGCAGGTGGTTTACGACTACACGTCGATCAACGGCCTTCGATGGACGCCGATCGAGGTCGGTCGCTACGCCATCACCATGACCGTGCGCGACGGGGTCAATCTCGAAACCCTTCGCGCAGGCTTTCTCATTCGCCCGACCCCGGGTGTGAGCATCCGTGAGACGCGCCACCCCTTGGTCGGTATCTACGGCGCCCCCGCCTGCCCCGCCGGCCTGCGCATGGCCGTGAAGTTCGCCCCGACAGGCAGCGGTGATGCGCCGGTTTCCACCAACGCGAAGCCCTGCAATGGCACCTCGGCCATGAACTTCTACGTCGGTGGCCTGTTACCGAACACCACCTACGACCTCAACCATGTCTTACTCGCCCCGAACGGCAACGAGGTGGTCCAAGGCCCGCTGCGCCAGTTCACCAGCGGCGCTATCCCGGAGGGGCTGGAGGACATCCCGGAGGTCACGGTGGAGTCTGCCGCGACGGAAGAGATGAGCACCGCTGAGCGCTTCGTCCTCATCGGCCCCACAGCCGGCAATGGCGGCACTCCAATCGCCGTGGATCTCGACGGCAACGTGGTGTGGTACTACAACCCGCCCGCGGCAGATGAGAGCGGAGTGACCTTGACGCGTATGTCCAGCGGCGGTCGCATCATGCTGATCGGCGCCGCGGCGGGCTCGGATCGCTTCCGCGTGCGCGAGATCGATCTCGTGGGCAATACCCTGCGTGAGACCAACGCCCGACGCCTATCGGAGCAGTTCACCGCCAACGGCGGCACCGTGCCGCTGACCACCGTGCACCACGAGGCCCGCGAACTGCCGAACGGCCAGTGGATCATCCTCGCCCACTCGGAAGCCCGCCTCGACGGTGCCCAGGGTGAAGACGGTCCCGTCGACATCCTGTCCGACATCATCCTCGGCCTCGATCGCAACATGCAGGTGATCTGGCAATGGGACGCCTTCGAGCACGTCAACCTCGACAAGCTCGCCATCCTCGGTGAGATCTGCGTCACCAACGGCCCCGGCTGCCCCACGCTGTTCATCTCCCAGGATGACTACGGCCCCGAAGGCCCCGGCAGTGAGCCGGACGGCGTGGTGGAAGCCAACGACTGGCTGCACAGCAACGCCCTCGGCTACCGCGAGTCGGACGGCACCATCGTCATGTCCATCCGCCACCTCGACTGGATGATGGGCATCGACTACGGCGATGGCCTCGGCAGCGGTGCGGTGAAGTGGAACCTCGGTAAGGACGGTGACTTCACCCTCACCGACGGCGCTGACCCGGACTTCTGGCAGAGCCACCAGCACGACAACAACTTCATCGGCGACAACCAGATGCTGGTGTACGACAACGGCAACGCCCTGTCCGGCTGCGTCGCGGATCCCGTGAACGGCTGCGGTAGCCGCGCTCAGCTCTACAGCTTCGATGAGAACACCATGGAAGCCACGCTGGTGCGCAGCCTCTCCACGCCGCGCTACTCCTTCGCTCTGGGCTCCGCCCAGCTGCTGGAGAACGGCAACATTTACGCCAACTCGGGCATCATCGACTTCGCCTTCGCCCGCGGCGATGAGCTGACGCCCAACGGTGATGTGGCCCTGGCCCTGCGCGTAAGCGTACCGACCTACCGCCAGTTCCGAGTGCGCGATCTGTACACGCCGAACGAATGA
- a CDS encoding S8 family serine peptidase — protein MNKSTSLGIAVVVAISAATALSPRAPSDPTEAQALFAATDIAPGAHAGGSLDPMVPGAEASFESAGFPWSQRTGDVPDLEAPPSGAIDTLPGDPVGDTAQGTQRSAARDGVTPSVSDKIGPALAAVLAMGGDQRVNLVAYLDDRPELFDAQRLAALGGVVTQEFDALNMRAVSLPANSLEALAMDPHVAGLSLDREVLGASTASRRTNKAPQANSPNAQYRGNGVNVAVVDSGVGFHGDLDNVERIHLVTPYTRAANGVRHDQAAEALYIFDEGQGRRVFDRSASPGETPADLLFENTNYEWEERTAEIDGATRATAATGSDRIFNACRASNEISLEAWVKPQTLGQGGPARIITFSLNAGHRNFTLAQDGNRYVMRLRTTTTGNNGVGRQLYSPSNAVNTDLQHVVAVRDAQGNARLYVDGQQRAVETISGDFSNWNPNFKLAIANEFSTQADNGNRDWQGEYHLAAVHCDALSPNQVLDHYNAGPDAYVTDHDPNGHGTHVAGIVAADGDSSNGTHRSAASEAKVYSLRMLDENGRGSLSGALAAMEWLLQHGTEHDIKVANLSFGMPVLRSNRVDPLVQAVEAVWDSGITVVVSAGNYGRDGHMTITSPGNSRKVITVGSLTDNGTGFNPLDDFPSTYSSQGPTAIDFVLKPDLVAAGNRVISTITDNSRLRSDLSDRVVPCTSSSCQGDYLEMSGTSMAAPAVAAAAAMMLQKDSSLTPDTIKARLMRSSKKIDGGPTKVGAGLLDIEAALDDQGTVSANALSPLMARSADGTVMLVENTAQLWGDASWSSAYLWSDGYLWSDGYLWSDGYLWSDAYLWSDGYLWSDAYLWSDGYLWSDAYLWSDAYLWSDSVADEDGLRLNGALNDD, from the coding sequence GTGAATAAGAGTACTTCCCTCGGGATCGCCGTCGTCGTCGCCATCTCGGCGGCTACCGCACTGTCACCACGCGCACCCTCGGATCCAACCGAGGCACAAGCGCTGTTTGCAGCCACCGATATAGCGCCTGGAGCGCACGCGGGAGGTTCGCTGGACCCCATGGTGCCTGGCGCCGAAGCGAGCTTCGAATCTGCTGGCTTTCCCTGGTCCCAGCGTACGGGCGACGTGCCAGACCTAGAGGCCCCGCCCTCCGGTGCGATCGACACCCTGCCTGGCGACCCGGTGGGTGATACCGCCCAGGGCACCCAGCGCAGCGCCGCTCGTGATGGCGTCACCCCGAGTGTCAGCGACAAGATCGGTCCAGCGCTCGCCGCCGTGCTCGCCATGGGTGGAGATCAGCGGGTGAACCTCGTTGCGTACCTGGACGACCGACCGGAGCTGTTCGACGCGCAGAGACTGGCAGCCCTTGGCGGTGTGGTCACGCAGGAGTTCGACGCGCTGAACATGCGGGCCGTCAGCCTGCCGGCGAACTCCCTCGAGGCGCTGGCGATGGACCCGCACGTTGCCGGTCTATCGCTGGATCGGGAAGTGCTCGGCGCCTCTACTGCCTCGCGCCGTACGAACAAGGCCCCCCAAGCCAACAGTCCCAACGCCCAGTACCGCGGCAACGGCGTCAACGTGGCTGTGGTCGACTCGGGCGTGGGCTTCCATGGAGACCTCGACAACGTCGAGCGCATCCACTTAGTAACGCCTTACACGCGTGCCGCTAACGGCGTACGCCACGACCAGGCAGCCGAGGCCCTGTACATCTTCGACGAAGGCCAGGGCCGGCGAGTCTTCGACCGCTCCGCCAGCCCCGGTGAGACGCCCGCTGACCTGCTCTTCGAGAACACAAACTACGAGTGGGAAGAGCGCACCGCTGAGATCGACGGCGCCACACGCGCCACTGCCGCGACAGGCAGCGATCGTATCTTCAACGCGTGCCGCGCTAGCAACGAGATCTCCCTCGAAGCCTGGGTGAAGCCGCAGACGCTAGGTCAAGGTGGCCCTGCGCGAATCATCACCTTCTCCCTGAACGCCGGCCATCGTAACTTCACGCTCGCGCAGGACGGCAATCGCTACGTCATGCGCCTACGTACGACCACGACTGGCAACAACGGCGTAGGCCGCCAGCTGTACAGTCCATCCAACGCTGTCAATACCGACCTTCAACACGTGGTAGCCGTCCGCGATGCTCAGGGCAACGCGCGCCTCTACGTCGATGGGCAGCAGCGCGCAGTCGAGACCATCAGCGGCGATTTCTCCAACTGGAATCCCAACTTCAAGCTTGCGATCGCCAATGAGTTCAGCACGCAAGCGGACAACGGCAATCGCGACTGGCAGGGCGAGTACCACCTCGCCGCCGTCCACTGCGACGCGCTCAGCCCGAATCAGGTGCTCGACCACTACAACGCTGGCCCCGATGCCTACGTCACCGACCACGACCCGAACGGTCACGGCACCCACGTGGCAGGCATCGTCGCGGCCGATGGCGACAGCTCCAACGGCACGCACCGCAGTGCGGCCTCTGAGGCGAAGGTCTACTCTCTGCGGATGCTCGACGAGAATGGCCGCGGCAGCCTGTCCGGCGCCCTAGCCGCGATGGAATGGCTCCTGCAGCACGGCACGGAGCATGACATCAAGGTGGCCAACCTCTCCTTCGGCATGCCCGTCCTGCGATCCAACCGCGTCGATCCGCTAGTTCAGGCGGTGGAGGCAGTGTGGGATTCGGGCATCACCGTGGTCGTATCCGCAGGCAACTACGGCCGCGACGGGCACATGACCATCACCAGCCCGGGCAACTCGCGCAAGGTCATCACCGTGGGCTCGCTCACGGACAACGGCACGGGCTTCAACCCGCTCGACGACTTCCCCTCCACCTACTCCTCGCAGGGACCGACGGCGATCGACTTCGTGCTCAAGCCCGATCTCGTGGCAGCGGGCAATCGGGTGATCTCCACGATCACCGACAACAGCAGGCTGCGCAGCGACCTGTCCGATCGCGTCGTGCCCTGCACGAGCAGCAGCTGCCAGGGTGACTACCTGGAGATGTCGGGCACCAGCATGGCCGCCCCGGCCGTCGCTGCTGCCGCCGCCATGATGCTGCAGAAGGACTCGTCCCTAACGCCGGACACGATCAAGGCTCGCCTAATGCGCTCTTCGAAGAAGATCGATGGTGGCCCGACGAAGGTGGGTGCAGGTCTTCTGGACATCGAGGCCGCCCTCGACGACCAGGGTACGGTCAGTGCAAACGCCCTGTCGCCCCTGATGGCGCGCTCAGCTGACGGCACGGTGATGCTGGTGGAGAACACGGCGCAGCTGTGGGGCGATGCCAGCTGGAGCTCAGCGTACCTCTGGAGCGACGGCTATCTCTGGTCCGACGGCTACCTCTGGAGCGATGGCTACCTCTGGTCCGATGCCTACCTCTGGAGCGATGGCTACCTCTGGTCCGATGCCTACCTCTGGAGCGATGGCTACCTCTGGTCCGACGCCTACCTGTGGAGCGACGCCTACTTGTGGTCCGACAGTGTGGCGGATGAGGACGGTCTACGCCTGAACGGTGCCCTCAACGACGACTAA